In the genome of Streptomyces sp. 846.5, the window CAGTCATCGTCCTGCCTCCTGTGGTCCGTCCTACCCGGTCCTACCCGTCCATACATGACATCCTGCCCGTAATGGGAGACTGATGACCATGAGCGAAAGTTCCTTCCTCCAGGTCGACTACTGGTGCGAGCTGCAGTGCCCCGACTGCGCCGCCGCGCTGGACGATGTGCGCGCCCTGCGCGAGGTCTACGGCGACCGGCTGGAGGTGGTGCTGCGGCACTTTCCGCTGGAGAAGCACAAGTACGCCTTCGCGGCGGCGCAGGCGGCCGAGGAGGCGTTCGTCCAGGGCCGCGGCTGGCCCTATGTCGAGGCGGTCCTCGGCCGGGTCGACGAGCTGGCGCGGCGCGGGGAGGAGCTGCTGGTCGAGGTCGCCCGGGAGCTGGGGCTGGACGCCGAGGAGCTGGACACCGCGCTGATCGACGGCCGGCACATCCTGGTGGTCGACACCGACCACGCCGAGGGCAAGGCCATCGGCGTCACGGGCACCCCCACCTATGTGGTGGCCGGGAAGCGGCTCGACGGAGGGAAGAGTCAGGCGGGGCTGCGGGAGCGGATCATGGAGCTCCTTGGCGCGGCCTAGGGTTGGATGTTCGGCTGCGGCGTGTGCCTGGTTGTTCGCGCAGTTCCCCGCGCCCCTAGCAAGTGCAACTGGCCCGGTTGCAGACCCCTAGTAGGGCTTTGTTAGGTCCTGTGGCGTGGTTCTGGCGTCGGCGCGGGTTGGCCGCATATGGAGCAGGCGCCGGTCCAGGTGGCCAGGAGTGCCTGGAGTTCGCGGAGGACCGCGTACAGGGTCAGGCCGGCGCAGGGGCTTTTGGGTCGAGTCGCAGGAGGGTGCAGAAGGCCTGGGCGAGGGCGGCGAGGGTGACGTGGCGGTGCCAGCCGGGGTAGCTACGTCCTTCGAAGTGGTCCAGCCCCAGGCCGTCTTTGAGTTCGCGG includes:
- a CDS encoding DsbA family protein; this encodes MSESSFLQVDYWCELQCPDCAAALDDVRALREVYGDRLEVVLRHFPLEKHKYAFAAAQAAEEAFVQGRGWPYVEAVLGRVDELARRGEELLVEVARELGLDAEELDTALIDGRHILVVDTDHAEGKAIGVTGTPTYVVAGKRLDGGKSQAGLRERIMELLGAA